The Osmerus eperlanus chromosome 12, fOsmEpe2.1, whole genome shotgun sequence genome has a segment encoding these proteins:
- the pus3 gene encoding tRNA pseudouridine(38/39) synthase isoform X2 translates to MSEDLLQRVRDLEAEVQRLKTQLGEKDMPANKIEGTTKSSLVEKVNHPDTIGGTKKGKKKGQDRPFDFSTHPRRHVALRLAYLGWSYQGFAVQENTDNTVEARLFEAFLKTKLIQDRQSSNYHRCGRTDKGVSAFSQVISIDLRSNQFCGGFGVTLPANVRAGAKIKEDAVELPYVKMLNRVLPQDIRILDWAPVAAEFSARFDCRSRTYRYYFPCGALNVSLMSEAAKCYEGTHDFRNICKMDVGNGVLQFQRTILSATIQPVQPHSVSSTGSHDLYVFEVKGLAFLYHQVRCMMAILLLIGQKLENPDIIDQLMDVDNNPRKPQYSMAVDFPLVLYDCHFEGLSWLHEAEEVSHTLGTLQHHWTQSAVKTQVLYGMVQGLGHSGGVPSTHCWLMEGTRQKNYKPLLERPCCESLESRIEHFVKRGRLEREEGENGGELVHRGKRSKLSHNSPHMSVVKEVSSNGDTNDKQD, encoded by the exons ATGTCAGAGGATTTGTTACAGCGAGTCAGGGACCTGGAGGCTGAGGTTCAGAGACTGAAGACACAGCTTGGAGAGAAGGATATGCCTGCAAATAAGATAGAGGGCACAACCAAATCCAGTCTGGTTGAGAAAGTAAACCACCCTGATACTATTGGGGGCACGAAGAAGGGAAAGAAAAAGGGTCAAGATAGACCATTTGACTTTTCCACTCATCCTCGACGCCATGTAGCCCTACGCTTGGCTTACCTTGGTTGGTCCTATCAGGGCTTTGCTGTCCAGGagaacacagacaacacagtTGAAGCCAGGCTGTTTGaggcttttcttaagaccaagttGATCCAAGATCGCCAGAGTTCCAACTATCACCGGTGTGGACGCACTGACAAGGGAGTCAGCGCCTTTTCTCAA GTCATATCTATAGATTTGAGATCCAATCAGTTTTGTGGAGGCTTTGGGGTGACCCTCCCAGCTAATGTTCGTGCTGGTGCCAAGATCAAAGAAGATGCAGTGGAACTCCCTTATGTAAAGATGCTGAACAGAGTCCTTCCTCAAGACATCAGAATCCTTGACTGGGCACCTGTGGCGGCGGAATTCAGTGCACGCTTTGACTGTCGATCAAGAACTTACCGGTACTACTTTCCCTGCGGCGCTCTAAATGTGTCGTTGATGTCAGAGGCAGCCAAATG CTATGAGGGTACCCATGACTTCCGCAACATCTGCAAGATGGATGTTGGTAACGGAGTCCTGCAGTTCCAAAGGACCATCCTGTCTGCAACTATCCAGCCTGTACAGCCACACAGTGTGTCCAGCACCGGTTCACATGACCTCTATGTGTTTGAGGTCAAAGGGCTGGCCTTTCTCTATCACCAG GTGCGTTGTATGATGGCTATCCTGCTCCTGATTGGACAAAAGTTGGAGAACCCAGATATAATAGATCAACTCATGGATGTTGACAACAATCCCAGGAAACCACAGTACAG CATGGCAGTGGATTTCCCCCTGGTGCTATATGACTGCCATTTTGAGGGTCTGAGCTGGCTTCATGAGGCTGAAGAGGTGAGCCATACCTTGGGGACTTTGCAGCATCACTGGACACAGAGTGCCGTTAAGACCCAAGTCCTCTATGGCATGGTCCAAGGCCTTGGACACTCAG GGGGCGTTCCATCTACCCATTGCTGGCTGATGGAGGGGACTAGACAGAAGAATTACAAACCTTTACTGGAACGTCCATGCTGCGAGAGCTTAGAGTCCAGGATAGAACATTTTGTTAAACGAGGCAGGCTTGAACGCGAGGAAGGGGAAAATGGAGGTGAACTGGTGCACAGGGGCAAAAGGTCAAAGCTTTCCCACAACTCCCCTCATATGTCAGTTGTCAAGGAAGTGTCATCCAATGGTGACACAAATGACAAACAGGATTAA
- the pus3 gene encoding tRNA pseudouridine(38/39) synthase isoform X1: MCFYFENLENKHVRYSYTVWSLKLGMQFWFAPTRHVKAKIRFPAVSVVNALTSLTMSEDLLQRVRDLEAEVQRLKTQLGEKDMPANKIEGTTKSSLVEKVNHPDTIGGTKKGKKKGQDRPFDFSTHPRRHVALRLAYLGWSYQGFAVQENTDNTVEARLFEAFLKTKLIQDRQSSNYHRCGRTDKGVSAFSQVISIDLRSNQFCGGFGVTLPANVRAGAKIKEDAVELPYVKMLNRVLPQDIRILDWAPVAAEFSARFDCRSRTYRYYFPCGALNVSLMSEAAKCYEGTHDFRNICKMDVGNGVLQFQRTILSATIQPVQPHSVSSTGSHDLYVFEVKGLAFLYHQVRCMMAILLLIGQKLENPDIIDQLMDVDNNPRKPQYSMAVDFPLVLYDCHFEGLSWLHEAEEVSHTLGTLQHHWTQSAVKTQVLYGMVQGLGHSGGVPSTHCWLMEGTRQKNYKPLLERPCCESLESRIEHFVKRGRLEREEGENGGELVHRGKRSKLSHNSPHMSVVKEVSSNGDTNDKQD; encoded by the exons atgtgcttttattttgaaaatctAGAAAACAAGCATGTCAGATATAGCTACACAGTTTGGAGTCTGAAGTTGGGAATGCAGTTTTGGTTTGCGCCTACAAGGCACGTCAAAGCAAAG ATACGTTTTCCAGCAGTCTCCGTCGTCAATGCTCTAACTTCGTTAACTATGTCAGAGGATTTGTTACAGCGAGTCAGGGACCTGGAGGCTGAGGTTCAGAGACTGAAGACACAGCTTGGAGAGAAGGATATGCCTGCAAATAAGATAGAGGGCACAACCAAATCCAGTCTGGTTGAGAAAGTAAACCACCCTGATACTATTGGGGGCACGAAGAAGGGAAAGAAAAAGGGTCAAGATAGACCATTTGACTTTTCCACTCATCCTCGACGCCATGTAGCCCTACGCTTGGCTTACCTTGGTTGGTCCTATCAGGGCTTTGCTGTCCAGGagaacacagacaacacagtTGAAGCCAGGCTGTTTGaggcttttcttaagaccaagttGATCCAAGATCGCCAGAGTTCCAACTATCACCGGTGTGGACGCACTGACAAGGGAGTCAGCGCCTTTTCTCAA GTCATATCTATAGATTTGAGATCCAATCAGTTTTGTGGAGGCTTTGGGGTGACCCTCCCAGCTAATGTTCGTGCTGGTGCCAAGATCAAAGAAGATGCAGTGGAACTCCCTTATGTAAAGATGCTGAACAGAGTCCTTCCTCAAGACATCAGAATCCTTGACTGGGCACCTGTGGCGGCGGAATTCAGTGCACGCTTTGACTGTCGATCAAGAACTTACCGGTACTACTTTCCCTGCGGCGCTCTAAATGTGTCGTTGATGTCAGAGGCAGCCAAATG CTATGAGGGTACCCATGACTTCCGCAACATCTGCAAGATGGATGTTGGTAACGGAGTCCTGCAGTTCCAAAGGACCATCCTGTCTGCAACTATCCAGCCTGTACAGCCACACAGTGTGTCCAGCACCGGTTCACATGACCTCTATGTGTTTGAGGTCAAAGGGCTGGCCTTTCTCTATCACCAG GTGCGTTGTATGATGGCTATCCTGCTCCTGATTGGACAAAAGTTGGAGAACCCAGATATAATAGATCAACTCATGGATGTTGACAACAATCCCAGGAAACCACAGTACAG CATGGCAGTGGATTTCCCCCTGGTGCTATATGACTGCCATTTTGAGGGTCTGAGCTGGCTTCATGAGGCTGAAGAGGTGAGCCATACCTTGGGGACTTTGCAGCATCACTGGACACAGAGTGCCGTTAAGACCCAAGTCCTCTATGGCATGGTCCAAGGCCTTGGACACTCAG GGGGCGTTCCATCTACCCATTGCTGGCTGATGGAGGGGACTAGACAGAAGAATTACAAACCTTTACTGGAACGTCCATGCTGCGAGAGCTTAGAGTCCAGGATAGAACATTTTGTTAAACGAGGCAGGCTTGAACGCGAGGAAGGGGAAAATGGAGGTGAACTGGTGCACAGGGGCAAAAGGTCAAAGCTTTCCCACAACTCCCCTCATATGTCAGTTGTCAAGGAAGTGTCATCCAATGGTGACACAAATGACAAACAGGATTAA
- the LOC134030954 gene encoding cytochrome c oxidase assembly factor 3 homolog, mitochondrial codes for MADKTPTEKSEAAFAKRIDPTKDDLSNEQTFFIRQVELAQWKKKTTHLRGRNVATGLAIGAIVMGIYGYTFYSVSQEKIMDELDEEAKVARLKRPKTGAN; via the exons ATGGCCGACAAGACACCCACGGAGAAATCTGAGGCTGCTTTCGCGAAAAGGATAGACCCAACGAAAGACGACCTTTCAAATGAACAAACGTTCTTTATAAGACAAGTCGAACTTGCACAGTGGAAGAAGAAAACGACACATCTAAGAGGCCGAAATGTTGCAACGGGACTTGCTATTGGAGCTATAGTGATGGGCATAT ATGGCTACACATTTTACTCGGTGTCACAGGAGAAGATCATGGACGAGTTGGACGAAGAAGCCAAAGTTGCGCGACTGAAAAGGCCAAAGACG
- the dcakd gene encoding dephospho-CoA kinase domain-containing protein, translating into MFLVGLTGGIASGKSTVSSILRELGCPIIDADVVARKVVEPHSPAFCKIVRHFGPEILLENGEIDRQKLGQLIFASEEKRRLLNSITHPEIHKAMLKQILFYFLRGYRYVVLDVPLLFETRRLTRFLNHTVVVYCDPATQLSRLMHRDGLTQEQAEQRIAAQMPLNEKRGLANHVIENSGSREDTHRQVLRLHTKLEDSMEFLLVRVIAIAATAGFGGFLLYATKLLIS; encoded by the exons ATGTTTCTTGTGGGACTTACTGGAGGAATCGCCTCAGGCAAGAGCACTGTGTCTTCCATCCTGCGAGAGCTCGGCTGCCCTATCATCGATGCTGATGTGGTGGCTAGAAAAG TGGTGGAGCCCCACAGTCCGGCCTTTTGCAAGATAGTACGCCATTTTGGCCCAGAGATCCTGCTAGAGAATGGGGAGATTGACAGGCAGAAGCTGGGCCAGCTCATCTTCGCAAGTGAGGAGAAGCGCCGACTGCTTAATTCCATCACCCACCCTGAGATCCACAAAGCTATGCTCAAACAGATCCTCTTCTACTTCCTCAGAG GGTATCGCTACGTGGTGCTAGACGTGCCCCTGCTCTTTGAGACCCGGCGCCTGACACGCTTCCTCAACCACACCGTGGTTGTCTACTG CGACCCCGCCACTCAGCTCTCCCGCCTGATGCACAGGGACGGGCTGACCCAGGAGCAGGCTGAGCAGCGCATCGCCGCCCAGATGCCCCTCAACGAGAAGCGCGGCCTGGCTAATCACGTCATCGAGAACTCGGGCAGCCGTGAGGACACCCACAGACAGGTCCTGCGGCTGCACACGAAGCTGGAGGACTCCATGGAGTTCCTGCTGGTCAGGGTCATTGCCATAGCAGCCACCGCCGGCTTCGGTGGATTTCTTCTCTACGCCACTAAGCTGTTGATTTCATAA